A genome region from Chitinophagales bacterium includes the following:
- a CDS encoding efflux RND transporter periplasmic adaptor subunit yields MKNNKTLIWLGAAVALLLVLAVAAKRMGWIGGNAGKKVAVEKVEKHTIIETVTASGKLVPLSEVKLSSEVSGEVIQLNVKEGDSVQKGALLAVINPAIYEAIVTQSEAGLNQIKASRSSSKANLIQAKAQYNQAKTTFNRNKALHDQKVISDAEFESFKLQLEQAEAAFKTAEEQVNAAGFNIASAEAQVKQAKDNLLKTKIYAPMSGIVSLVNVKLGERVVGTAQMAGTEIIRIADLDNMLAQVDVNENDVLRVHVNDTADVEVDAYLGKKFKAVVTQVAYSSTATSILASQATNFVVKLKLLKDSYHELIDLKRGVRYPFRPGMSATVDIKTASKTDVLAVPIQAVTIREDETAKSRRLSDAETKGDDALQQKKKVSEIVFVTDGKSVRAVQVATGIQDAEYIEIEEGLKENWVVVKAPFKAISKDLKDGDLVKVVSEKELFSEGEGRE; encoded by the coding sequence ATGAAAAACAACAAAACGCTTATATGGCTCGGTGCAGCAGTAGCATTGTTGCTGGTTTTGGCAGTTGCCGCAAAGCGCATGGGCTGGATTGGAGGCAATGCCGGAAAGAAGGTTGCGGTTGAAAAAGTAGAAAAGCATACTATTATAGAAACGGTTACAGCAAGCGGAAAATTAGTGCCGTTGAGCGAGGTGAAACTAAGTTCTGAAGTGAGTGGCGAGGTTATTCAGCTAAATGTAAAAGAAGGAGACTCGGTTCAAAAAGGTGCCTTGCTTGCAGTAATAAATCCTGCAATTTACGAAGCTATTGTTACCCAGTCCGAAGCCGGATTAAACCAAATTAAAGCATCGCGCAGTAGCTCTAAGGCGAATTTAATTCAGGCAAAAGCACAGTATAATCAAGCCAAAACAACATTTAATCGCAATAAGGCATTGCACGACCAAAAAGTAATTTCCGATGCGGAGTTTGAAAGTTTTAAGTTGCAGCTAGAGCAAGCAGAGGCTGCTTTTAAAACGGCAGAAGAGCAAGTAAATGCTGCAGGTTTTAATATTGCAAGTGCCGAGGCGCAGGTAAAGCAAGCAAAAGACAATTTACTTAAAACTAAAATCTACGCACCCATGAGCGGTATCGTAAGTTTAGTGAATGTAAAATTGGGTGAGCGTGTGGTTGGTACAGCCCAAATGGCTGGTACCGAAATTATCCGCATTGCCGATTTAGACAATATGTTGGCGCAAGTAGATGTAAACGAAAACGATGTGCTGCGCGTACATGTAAACGACACTGCCGATGTGGAAGTAGATGCTTATTTAGGGAAAAAATTCAAGGCAGTTGTTACACAAGTGGCATATAGTTCTACGGCCACATCTATCCTTGCTTCTCAGGCTACCAATTTTGTGGTAAAGTTAAAATTGCTGAAAGATTCATACCATGAATTGATTGATTTGAAACGCGGTGTGCGCTATCCTTTTCGCCCCGGTATGAGCGCTACGGTAGATATTAAAACGGCCTCTAAAACCGATGTGTTAGCAGTGCCTATTCAGGCAGTAACTATTAGAGAAGATGAAACTGCTAAGAGCAGGCGATTAAGCGATGCCGAAACTAAAGGTGATGATGCTTTGCAGCAGAAGAAAAAAGTATCGGAAATAGTATTTGTTACCGATGGTAAAAGTGTAAGAGCCGTGCAAGTTGCTACAGGTATTCAAGATGCAGAATACATTGAAATTGAAGAAGGCTTAAAGGAAAACTGGGTTGTGGTAAAAGCTCCTTTTAAAGCCATCTCTAAAGATTTAAAAGATGGCGATCTAGTAAAAGTGGTTTCTGAAAAAGAACTCTTTAGCGAAGGCGAGGGCAGAGAATAA
- a CDS encoding arginase, giving the protein MAKAKNIRILENKSEVGAGTRGASLGVDAIKIAAHDFRSSFFKNHRSLAIPDDNAALFTGFDSRYAKRIRSVLKMHERTGAAVRDTLRDGRFPIIISGDHSNASSTIAGIKMAYPDSRIGVIWIDAHADLHSPFTTPSGNMHGMPLAIALGEDNIENKVNDLDYETIELWEMLKNVGGISPKIEYRDLLFMTLRDFEEQEAYLLKQHKVKNFTTNDIRKTGVTKVCREAIKYLAHCDKIYISFDVDSLDPTVSRGTGTPVKGGINEREAADIILDLLQNERVCCLEFTEVNPTLDSENVMAETVFEILQKVVRQLELNT; this is encoded by the coding sequence ATGGCAAAGGCAAAAAACATAAGAATACTCGAAAACAAAAGCGAAGTAGGCGCAGGAACCAGAGGTGCAAGCTTGGGTGTAGATGCCATAAAAATTGCAGCTCACGATTTTAGAAGTTCCTTCTTTAAAAACCATCGCAGCCTTGCAATTCCAGACGATAATGCAGCGCTCTTTACAGGCTTCGATAGCCGCTATGCCAAACGCATTCGCAGCGTATTAAAAATGCATGAACGCACCGGAGCAGCCGTGCGCGACACCTTGCGCGATGGTCGCTTTCCCATTATAATTTCGGGCGACCACAGCAATGCCAGCAGCACCATTGCCGGTATAAAAATGGCGTATCCCGATTCGCGCATTGGTGTAATTTGGATTGATGCACATGCCGACCTCCACTCTCCTTTCACCACACCTTCGGGCAATATGCACGGCATGCCTCTAGCCATTGCATTAGGAGAAGACAACATAGAAAATAAAGTAAACGACCTTGATTACGAAACCATAGAACTGTGGGAGATGCTCAAAAATGTTGGCGGCATTTCGCCCAAAATTGAATATCGCGATTTGCTTTTTATGACCCTGCGCGATTTCGAAGAACAAGAAGCCTACTTGCTAAAACAACACAAAGTAAAGAATTTTACTACCAATGATATCCGCAAAACAGGTGTTACAAAAGTATGCAGAGAGGCTATTAAATACCTTGCACATTGCGATAAAATTTATATTTCGTTTGATGTAGATAGCTTAGACCCTACCGTAAGCCGCGGCACCGGAACGCCTGTAAAAGGAGGCATAAATGAACGCGAGGCTGCCGATATAATCTTAGATTTATTACAAAATGAGCGAGTTTGCTGCCTTGAATTTACAGAGGTGAATCCAACTTTGGATAGTGAAAACGTAATGGCAGAAACTGTGTTTGAAATTCTGCAAAAAGTAGTGCGCCAGTTAGAGTTAAACACTTAA